In a genomic window of Blattabacterium cuenoti:
- a CDS encoding zinc-binding metallopeptidase family protein — MSNYSYSIDSDSIKFLEKYLNEFSPTGDESKGQKIWTNHISSYVEKIQTDLYGTAVGIINPNSPYKLIIEAHVDEISWYVNYITEEGIIYVSRNGGSDHQIAPSKRVIIHTEKGFVHGIFGWPAIHTRKLSEEKSPSVENIFVDIGVSSKDEAINMGVHVGCIITYPDKFFIMNHNYFVSRALDNKIGGFIIAEVAKTIIKNGIDLQFGLYIVNSVQEEVGLKGAKMIAQTIQPHVSIVTDVIHDTYSPMIDKKIQGDVKCGLGPVIGYAPSIHKNIRELIINTANNKKIRFQRLVSSRYTGTDTDAFAYSNRGVLSALISIPLKYMHTTVEMVHKKDVEQAILLIFETLQAINNNNQFFIG; from the coding sequence ATGAGTAATTATTCATATTCTATAGACAGTGATTCTATTAAATTTCTTGAAAAATATTTAAACGAATTTTCTCCAACAGGAGATGAAAGTAAAGGACAAAAAATATGGACTAATCATATTAGTTCTTATGTAGAAAAAATACAAACTGATTTATATGGTACAGCAGTAGGTATTATTAATCCTAATTCTCCATATAAATTGATTATTGAAGCTCATGTAGATGAAATATCATGGTACGTTAATTATATTACAGAAGAAGGAATAATTTATGTTTCTCGTAATGGAGGATCCGATCACCAAATCGCTCCATCTAAAAGAGTAATCATTCACACGGAAAAAGGGTTTGTTCATGGAATATTTGGATGGCCTGCTATTCATACAAGAAAACTTTCAGAAGAGAAATCTCCTAGTGTTGAGAATATATTTGTTGATATTGGTGTTTCCAGTAAGGATGAAGCAATTAATATGGGTGTTCATGTAGGTTGTATCATTACTTATCCTGATAAATTTTTTATTATGAATCACAATTATTTTGTATCTAGAGCATTAGATAATAAAATAGGAGGGTTTATTATAGCAGAAGTAGCAAAAACTATAATAAAAAATGGAATTGATTTACAATTTGGGTTGTATATAGTAAATTCAGTTCAAGAAGAAGTAGGATTAAAAGGAGCTAAAATGATAGCTCAAACTATACAACCTCATGTTTCTATTGTTACAGATGTCATACATGACACTTACAGTCCCATGATTGATAAAAAAATACAAGGAGATGTTAAATGTGGATTAGGACCTGTTATTGGATATGCTCCTTCAATACATAAAAATATTAGAGAATTGATTATTAATACGGCTAATAATAAAAAAATACGTTTTCAACGTTTAGTATCATCTAGATATACAGGAACAGATACAGATGCTTTTGCTTATTCTAATAGAGGGGTATTGTCTGCTTTAATTTCCATTCCACTTAAATATATGCATACTACAGTAGAAATGGTTCATAAAAAAGATGTCGAACAAGCAATATTATTAATATTTGAAACTTTACAAGCAATTAATAATAATAATCAATTTTTTATTGGTTAA
- the dapF gene encoding diaminopimelate epimerase translates to MDLSFYKYQGTGNDFILIDSRQKKIENSFLLKKLCDRHFGIGADGIILIQNDDKSDFYMKYCNSDGKESTMCGNGGRCAISFAKKLGIYKNKIHFRAIDGYHNGFIKDNLVSLNLVDLERKTIKIHTKYVFLNTGSPHHIIFVENIKEKNVYKEGKNIRYQKPYLEKGVNVNFVKILENNMLQVRTYERGVENETLSCGTGVVASVIAACETNKIKSNFEKILIQTLGGKLWVSLEQTKSEYKNISLTGDVKFIFKGSIFI, encoded by the coding sequence ATGGATTTGAGTTTTTATAAATATCAAGGAACGGGTAACGATTTTATACTTATAGATTCTAGACAGAAAAAAATAGAAAATTCCTTTTTACTCAAAAAATTGTGTGATAGACATTTTGGAATTGGTGCAGATGGAATTATTTTGATTCAGAATGATGATAAAAGTGATTTTTATATGAAATATTGCAATTCTGATGGAAAAGAAAGTACAATGTGTGGTAATGGAGGAAGATGCGCCATTTCTTTTGCTAAAAAATTAGGTATTTACAAAAATAAAATTCATTTTCGAGCTATAGATGGATATCATAATGGATTTATAAAAGATAATTTAGTTTCTTTAAATCTTGTTGATTTAGAGAGAAAAACAATAAAAATTCATACAAAATACGTTTTTTTAAACACGGGATCTCCACATCATATTATTTTCGTAGAAAATATAAAAGAAAAAAATGTTTATAAAGAAGGGAAAAATATTAGATATCAAAAACCTTATTTAGAAAAAGGAGTTAACGTAAATTTTGTAAAAATACTTGAAAATAATATGTTACAAGTACGTACTTATGAAAGAGGGGTAGAAAATGAAACTTTATCCTGTGGAACAGGAGTTGTAGCTTCTGTTATTGCTGCATGTGAAACGAATAAAATAAAAAGTAATTTTGAAAAAATTTTAATCCAAACTCTTGGAGGAAAATTATGGGTCTCATTAGAACAAACAAAAAGTGAATATAAAAATATTTCCTTAACTGGAGATGTTAAATTTATATTTAAAGGGTCTATTTTTATTTAA
- a CDS encoding Do family serine endopeptidase, protein MSSIITIAAYKQYAEEPLFFPYTTSSLSKLTSSNSSSSLVSSAGFPDFTRVVSKTIHAVVNVKNYSKKYNNQFDPFDFFFGFPDDFGNSRRKPQKNDTPGLHGSGVIISPDGYIVTNNHVIKDAEKIEITLSDQRTYKAKLIGTDSSTDIALLKINEKNLPFIYFSDSNKVQVGEWVLAIGNPFDLNSTVTAGIISAKNRSLGILKGETQTAIESFFQTDAAVNPGNSGGALINTNGGLIGINTAISSSSGNFIGYSFAAPSNLVVKVIRDIKKYGTVQRAYLGVRGMDLTKTEYLKDYNKETHQNIKPQQGFLIGEVFEKSGAEDAGLKKGDIIKSIDDKPIQNVADLSFIVGTKYPGDKVKVNIIRNKQKKTFNVILKDLQGRTTIRTKEQISPSELLGAVFESLSREAKKDFGISYGIKIIEMRIGRLSAIGLEEGDIILSINGKKMIKPNDVDKVLKKYSGDVTIKYIKQNGQIYIAGFEMN, encoded by the coding sequence ATGAGTTCAATAATAACTATTGCTGCATATAAACAATACGCTGAGGAACCTTTATTTTTTCCATATACAACATCATCTTTATCAAAACTTACTTCATCAAATTCTTCATCGTCATTGGTTAGTTCTGCTGGATTTCCTGATTTTACCAGAGTCGTGTCAAAAACCATACATGCAGTTGTAAATGTAAAAAATTATTCAAAAAAGTATAACAATCAATTTGATCCGTTTGATTTCTTTTTTGGTTTTCCTGATGATTTTGGAAATAGCAGGAGGAAACCTCAAAAAAATGATACTCCTGGACTTCATGGATCTGGAGTGATTATATCACCTGACGGATATATTGTTACTAACAATCATGTCATAAAAGATGCAGAAAAAATAGAAATTACTCTTAGTGATCAAAGAACTTATAAAGCGAAATTAATAGGAACGGATTCTAGTACTGATATAGCTTTATTAAAAATAAATGAAAAAAATCTACCTTTTATTTATTTTTCTGATTCTAATAAAGTACAAGTAGGAGAATGGGTTTTAGCAATAGGAAACCCTTTTGATTTAAACTCTACTGTTACAGCAGGAATCATAAGTGCAAAAAATAGAAGTTTAGGGATATTAAAAGGAGAAACACAAACAGCAATCGAATCTTTTTTTCAAACAGATGCAGCTGTAAATCCTGGAAATAGCGGAGGGGCTTTAATCAATACTAATGGGGGATTAATTGGAATTAATACAGCTATTTCTTCATCTTCAGGTAATTTTATAGGATATAGTTTTGCAGCTCCTTCTAATTTGGTAGTAAAAGTGATACGAGATATAAAAAAATATGGTACCGTACAACGTGCATATTTAGGAGTAAGAGGGATGGATCTTACTAAAACAGAATATTTAAAAGATTATAATAAAGAAACACATCAAAATATAAAACCACAACAGGGTTTTTTAATAGGAGAAGTTTTTGAAAAAAGTGGAGCGGAAGATGCAGGACTAAAAAAAGGAGATATCATAAAAAGCATAGATGATAAACCTATACAGAACGTTGCAGATTTATCATTTATTGTAGGAACAAAATACCCCGGAGATAAAGTCAAAGTAAACATCATACGTAATAAACAGAAAAAAACTTTTAACGTTATCTTAAAGGATTTACAAGGAAGAACAACAATAAGAACTAAGGAGCAGATTAGTCCATCTGAATTATTAGGTGCAGTATTTGAGTCACTTAGTCGAGAAGCTAAGAAAGATTTTGGAATTAGTTATGGTATTAAAATCATAGAAATGAGAATAGGTCGTTTAAGTGCTATAGGATTAGAAGAAGGAGATATTATTTTATCGATTAATGGAAAAAAAATGATAAAACCTAATGATGTTGATAAAGTTTTAAAGAAATATTCAGGAGATGTTACCATAAAGTATATTAAACAAAATGGACAAATATATATAGCAGGATTTGAAATGAATTAA
- a CDS encoding LptF/LptG family permease yields MKIIDRYIIRKFIGTFILITISLQFISVIIDISQRMHRLENNQGSIKEALIFYYPFWSIWLINTFSPISVFLSVIFFTSKLTKNSEITAILLSGISFKRLTLPYLISAIVIGMIALLTNYYLLPFANKKKNKFHYQYLLSPRQKNKYEKNQTIFTQISKNEYIFIRNFSKKENLGKECIYQKFNGNKLIYILKSRNIFWYKKYKTYVLFDYRETLIKKNRDSFTTGDYKLMKFPINPDQLLPEVYIAETMNIHELKKFIDTEGNKINMNIHLNEYYQRTSLPFSTLIFTILGLSISTKIKKGEIAYNMIIGIILAFFYVFFIEITKTYSNKDYIPPYLAVWFPNMIYGTITLFFYYKK; encoded by the coding sequence ATGAAGATTATTGATCGTTATATTATTCGTAAATTTATTGGTACTTTCATATTGATTACTATTTCGCTACAATTTATATCTGTGATTATAGATATTTCTCAACGGATGCATCGTTTAGAAAATAATCAAGGATCAATTAAAGAAGCTTTAATTTTTTATTACCCTTTTTGGTCTATATGGTTAATTAATACTTTTTCTCCTATTTCCGTTTTTTTATCTGTTATTTTTTTCACATCTAAATTAACTAAAAATTCAGAAATTACAGCGATTCTATTAAGCGGTATTAGTTTTAAAAGATTGACACTTCCTTACTTAATATCAGCTATTGTAATAGGAATGATAGCTTTATTAACAAATTATTATTTGTTACCTTTTGCTAACAAAAAAAAAAATAAATTTCATTATCAATATTTGTTAAGTCCAAGGCAGAAAAATAAATATGAAAAAAATCAAACTATATTTACTCAAATTTCAAAAAATGAATATATTTTTATTCGAAATTTTTCAAAAAAAGAAAATCTAGGAAAAGAATGTATATACCAAAAATTTAATGGAAACAAATTAATATATATTCTAAAATCCAGAAATATTTTTTGGTATAAAAAATATAAAACATATGTTCTATTTGATTATAGAGAAACTCTAATCAAAAAAAATCGTGATTCTTTTACTACAGGAGATTATAAATTAATGAAATTTCCTATAAATCCTGATCAACTTTTACCTGAGGTATACATAGCAGAAACTATGAATATTCATGAATTGAAAAAATTCATTGATACAGAAGGAAATAAGATTAATATGAATATACATTTAAATGAATATTATCAAAGAACAAGTTTACCCTTTTCTACTTTGATATTTACTATTTTGGGATTATCCATATCTACTAAAATAAAAAAAGGAGAAATTGCTTATAACATGATTATAGGAATTATATTAGCTTTTTTTTATGTTTTTTTTATAGAAATCACAAAAACATATTCTAATAAGGATTATATTCCTCCTTATCTAGCAGTTTGGTTTCCCAATATGATTTATGGAACAATTACATTGTTTTTTTATTACAAAAAATAA
- the tgt gene encoding tRNA guanosine(34) transglycosylase Tgt, with amino-acid sequence MKFNLIKTDNFSKARIGILETDHGKIETPTFMPVASKGYIKSVPTYELCKMLYKIILGNTYHLYLQPGIEVLHKAGGIHSFLNWKKSILTDSGGFQIFSMKKLNKISEDGVRFKSIINGSFHFFSPEKSMKIQRFIGGDIIMAFDDCPPFPCSYTEAKKSVKKTHRWLKECYSYLQKNPEIYNYKQSFFPIIQGSIYKDLRKSSAEEISSLETEGYAIGGLSLGEEKEETYSITDLLTDLLPKDKPRYLMGIGYPVDILEGISLGIDMFDCVIPTRNGRHGMLFTWKGIMNIKNKKWEKDYSCLDNYGNSYVDKYYSKSYVRHLFLSKENLAKEIASIHNLSFYFHLIQEAKIHIMKNNFFYWKKSILPFLQKRL; translated from the coding sequence ATGAAATTTAACTTAATTAAAACAGATAACTTTTCCAAAGCAAGAATAGGAATTTTAGAAACAGATCATGGAAAAATAGAAACTCCAACCTTTATGCCTGTAGCTTCAAAAGGTTATATCAAATCTGTTCCAACATACGAACTTTGCAAAATGTTGTATAAAATAATTCTCGGAAATACTTATCATTTATATCTTCAACCTGGTATTGAAGTATTACATAAAGCTGGAGGGATTCATTCTTTTTTAAATTGGAAAAAATCTATACTAACAGATAGTGGAGGTTTTCAAATTTTTTCTATGAAAAAATTAAATAAAATTTCTGAAGACGGAGTTAGATTTAAATCTATTATAAATGGATCTTTTCATTTTTTTTCTCCTGAAAAATCTATGAAAATTCAACGTTTTATAGGTGGAGATATTATTATGGCTTTTGACGACTGTCCTCCTTTTCCCTGTAGCTACACAGAGGCAAAAAAATCTGTAAAAAAAACACATCGTTGGTTAAAAGAATGTTATTCTTATTTGCAAAAGAATCCAGAAATATATAATTATAAACAAAGTTTTTTTCCTATTATACAAGGAAGTATTTATAAAGATTTAAGAAAATCTTCTGCAGAAGAGATATCTTCATTAGAAACAGAAGGTTATGCTATAGGTGGATTAAGTTTAGGAGAAGAGAAAGAAGAAACATACAGTATTACTGATTTATTAACAGATCTTTTACCTAAAGATAAACCTAGATATTTAATGGGAATAGGATATCCTGTAGATATTTTAGAAGGAATTTCTCTTGGGATAGATATGTTCGATTGTGTTATACCTACAAGGAATGGACGTCATGGAATGTTATTTACATGGAAAGGTATCATGAATATAAAAAATAAAAAATGGGAAAAAGATTATTCTTGTTTAGATAATTATGGAAATTCTTATGTAGATAAATACTATAGTAAATCTTATGTAAGACATCTTTTTTTATCTAAAGAAAACTTAGCAAAAGAAATAGCATCTATACATAATCTTTCTTTTTATTTTCATCTTATTCAAGAAGCAAAAATTCATATTATGAAAAATAATTTTTTTTATTGGAAAAAATCCATACTTCCTTTCTTACAAAAACGTTTATAA
- the rsmH gene encoding 16S rRNA (cytosine(1402)-N(4))-methyltransferase RsmH, with translation MNFHYYHKPVLVKESIENLITDQNGIYIDATFGGGGHSNAILKKLNKKGILIALDQDKESIERNTIQDKRFRIFHNNFIHIRDILNQNCIEKVSGILVDLGISSLQIDNPKRGFSNRFNCILDMRMNQESFYSAQNVLNECSKKELFHIFYEYGEFKNARKITDKILKKRLKKNIKTTSDLVHIFFIKGSFKKRKRFFSRLFQSIRIEVNNEINVLKNFLLESSRILLPGGRISVISYHSIEDRIIKYFFKKGIIINKINFKTLPFRMIHKKVIKPSFKEIINNPRSRSAKLRIAEKI, from the coding sequence ATGAATTTTCATTATTATCATAAACCAGTTCTTGTAAAAGAAAGTATAGAAAATTTGATTACAGATCAAAATGGTATTTATATAGATGCTACATTTGGTGGAGGGGGACATTCTAATGCAATTTTGAAAAAATTAAATAAAAAAGGAATTTTGATAGCTTTAGATCAGGATAAAGAATCCATAGAAAGAAACACAATTCAAGATAAACGTTTTCGTATATTTCATAATAATTTTATTCACATACGTGATATTTTAAATCAAAATTGTATCGAGAAAGTATCAGGAATATTAGTTGATTTAGGAATTTCGTCTTTACAAATAGATAATCCTAAAAGAGGTTTTTCGAATAGATTCAATTGTATTTTAGATATGAGAATGAATCAAGAATCTTTTTATTCTGCTCAAAATGTTTTAAATGAATGTTCAAAAAAAGAGTTATTTCATATATTTTATGAATATGGAGAATTTAAAAATGCAAGAAAAATTACGGATAAAATATTAAAAAAACGTTTAAAAAAAAATATTAAGACAACCTCAGATTTAGTTCATATTTTTTTTATAAAAGGGTCTTTTAAAAAAAGAAAAAGATTTTTTTCTAGACTTTTTCAGTCTATACGAATAGAAGTAAATAATGAGATAAATGTTTTAAAAAATTTTTTGTTAGAATCTTCTAGAATTCTATTACCAGGAGGTAGAATATCCGTTATTTCATATCATTCTATAGAAGATAGAATCATTAAGTATTTTTTTAAGAAAGGTATTATAATAAATAAAATCAATTTTAAAACTCTTCCATTCAGAATGATCCATAAAAAAGTGATTAAACCAAGTTTTAAAGAAATCATAAATAATCCACGATCTAGAAGTGCGAAATTAAGAATTGCAGAAAAAATTTAG
- a CDS encoding FtsL-like putative cell division protein has translation MKKNIQDILKGKFLVRENAYRSWNFIVFITLLSLISITSSHMMDRKIRKVNKISEEIKELKSVYADIHSKCMKMQLSSFIRKKLVNGLKHLDTPPYELIIIENEKDNVNVNNNVIEEEKIIQ, from the coding sequence ATGAAAAAAAATATACAAGATATCCTAAAAGGAAAATTTTTAGTCAGAGAAAATGCTTATCGTAGTTGGAATTTTATTGTTTTTATTACTTTACTATCTTTAATTAGTATTACCAGTTCACATATGATGGATCGAAAAATTCGAAAAGTGAATAAAATTAGCGAAGAAATAAAGGAATTAAAATCTGTATATGCTGATATACATAGTAAATGTATGAAAATGCAATTATCCTCTTTTATAAGAAAAAAATTAGTTAATGGATTAAAACATTTAGATACTCCTCCATATGAATTGATCATAATAGAAAATGAAAAAGATAACGTAAATGTTAATAATAATGTTATAGAAGAAGAAAAGATAATACAATAA
- a CDS encoding penicillin-binding protein, with the protein MKQKRYVLLYKSYLIGFLFIFIAILIIFNLFYIQNYSKGYKKSVIEKTIRTNLIKAKRGNIYASDSSILAMSVIRYDIHIDFMSISDKLFKENIYSLCNSLESLLKKPKIFFYKKFIYEKKRGNRYFLLAKNLDYPHFKILRNLPIFNKGQIRGGFIVEKKICRIHTLENIGKRTLGYDDHRGKAGLEGAFSKYLKGKDGRRLEQRISFKIWKPLKSENEVNPEDGKDVYSTIDIYLQDIAYHALLQELSISQADHGCVILMDVKSGEIPAMINLEKTKKNTYEDLRNFAIWEGSEPGSTFKTMAILAALEDKKIDVNMVVNTKGGVMKLKGKKIRDSHYNGCVKMNPKKILELSSNVGIARIIHNNYKNNPEKFIKHLRKWRLDKKIGIDIPGESIPFIPEPGKKNWSSITLPWMTFGYNLKLTPLQILIFYNAIANQGKMIKPLFIREIKYHGKSIKKYKKPIVMIPSIAEKSSLIKIQNMLEGVVKNGTAKKYYNPEYPYAGKTGTTQLNYWMKGRPLTYNSSFVGYFPAKNPKYSCIVVISKPEKGYYGIEVAVPVFDQIVKYIYPRIERKILNRKLKENLLNKIIESKNFLIDKWIMPNVISIPGKEIIPLLENKGFHIQYEGIGKVITQSVKPGKKLKKNQIIFLKLEE; encoded by the coding sequence ATGAAACAAAAAAGATATGTTTTGTTATATAAATCTTATTTAATTGGTTTTTTATTCATATTTATTGCAATATTAATTATTTTCAATTTATTCTACATACAAAATTATTCAAAAGGATACAAAAAATCTGTTATAGAAAAAACAATTAGAACTAATTTAATTAAAGCAAAACGTGGTAATATTTATGCTTCAGACAGTAGTATTTTAGCTATGTCTGTTATTAGATATGATATTCATATTGATTTTATGTCTATATCTGATAAATTATTTAAAGAAAATATTTATTCTTTATGTAATTCTTTGGAATCTTTATTAAAAAAACCAAAAATTTTTTTCTATAAAAAATTTATATATGAAAAAAAAAGGGGAAACAGATATTTTTTACTAGCAAAAAATTTAGATTATCCACATTTTAAAATACTACGAAATTTACCCATTTTCAACAAGGGGCAAATACGAGGTGGTTTTATTGTAGAAAAAAAAATATGCAGAATTCATACATTGGAAAATATTGGAAAAAGAACATTAGGATATGATGATCATAGGGGAAAAGCGGGATTAGAAGGGGCTTTTAGTAAATATTTAAAAGGGAAAGATGGAAGAAGATTAGAACAACGTATTAGTTTTAAAATATGGAAACCATTGAAATCAGAAAATGAAGTTAATCCAGAAGATGGAAAAGATGTTTATTCCACTATAGATATATATTTACAAGACATAGCCTATCATGCATTGCTTCAAGAATTATCCATTTCTCAAGCAGATCATGGATGTGTAATTTTGATGGATGTCAAAAGTGGAGAAATTCCTGCGATGATCAATCTTGAAAAAACAAAAAAAAATACTTATGAAGATTTAAGAAATTTTGCAATATGGGAAGGAAGTGAACCAGGATCCACTTTTAAAACGATGGCTATTCTTGCCGCTTTAGAAGACAAAAAAATAGATGTAAATATGGTTGTTAATACTAAAGGTGGAGTCATGAAATTGAAAGGAAAAAAAATACGCGATAGTCATTATAATGGATGCGTTAAAATGAATCCAAAGAAAATTTTGGAATTATCGTCAAATGTAGGTATCGCAAGAATTATTCACAATAATTATAAAAACAATCCTGAAAAATTTATAAAGCATTTACGTAAGTGGAGATTAGATAAAAAAATAGGAATAGATATTCCAGGGGAAAGCATACCTTTCATCCCAGAACCAGGAAAAAAAAATTGGAGTAGTATCACTTTACCATGGATGACTTTTGGATACAATCTGAAATTAACTCCTTTGCAAATACTTATATTTTATAATGCTATTGCAAATCAGGGAAAAATGATTAAACCTCTATTTATTCGAGAAATAAAATATCATGGAAAAAGTATAAAAAAATATAAAAAACCTATCGTCATGATTCCTTCTATAGCTGAAAAATCTTCTTTAATTAAAATTCAAAATATGTTAGAAGGGGTAGTTAAAAATGGAACTGCTAAAAAATATTATAATCCAGAATATCCTTACGCTGGAAAAACAGGAACAACACAATTAAATTATTGGATGAAAGGAAGACCTTTAACTTATAATAGTTCTTTTGTAGGATACTTTCCTGCTAAAAATCCAAAATATTCTTGTATTGTAGTTATTTCAAAACCAGAAAAAGGATATTATGGTATTGAGGTAGCAGTCCCTGTATTTGACCAAATCGTAAAATATATTTACCCCAGAATAGAACGAAAAATACTAAATAGAAAACTTAAAGAAAATTTATTAAATAAAATTATCGAATCAAAAAATTTTTTGATTGATAAATGGATCATGCCTAATGTAATATCTATTCCCGGAAAAGAGATCATTCCCTTATTAGAAAATAAGGGATTTCATATTCAGTATGAAGGAATAGGAAAAGTGATAACCCAGTCTGTTAAACCAGGAAAAAAATTGAAAAAAAATCAGATTATTTTTCTAAAATTAGAAGAATGA
- a CDS encoding UDP-N-acetylmuramoyl-L-alanyl-D-glutamate--2,6-diaminopimelate ligase: protein MKKLKDILKKVHILKIIGKNTYKFVKGISIDSKIVQSNMIFVAIKGEKTDGHQFIINAIQKGANTIIFDKSSFSIIHNNKHITYILVPDSMEALGIISSNFYDHPTKKIKLVGITGTNGKTSTATILHQLFSKMGEKNTLISTIGVKIASREYPTTHTTPNIIDINKYLNISVQQGCKYAFMEVSSHGIHQKRIAGLLFQGAVFTNITHDHLDYHRSFNHYLSTKRTFFENLSKETFALVNSDDENSHKIIKKTLAKIYFYGIKKKSDFKIKILEENMNGNQLLIDNYQIFTHLMGRFNIYNLLASYATAILLGKNKIDILKYIKYVKPIKGRFEQFISNSGIHIIVDYAHNPDGLKSILYTIKNIKNDDEKLICVIGCGGNRDIKKRSLMGKIVYETCDVSIFTSDNPRNEDINKIFDDMKNFRSSLKGKSILTFFKRTEAIQTAIQIAKEKDIILIAGKGHETFQEIKGIRYSFNDMKIAQYLLKTYDK from the coding sequence ATGAAAAAACTAAAAGATATACTGAAAAAAGTACATATTTTAAAAATAATAGGAAAAAATACTTATAAATTTGTAAAAGGAATTTCTATAGACTCCAAAATAGTACAATCAAATATGATTTTCGTAGCTATAAAAGGAGAAAAAACAGATGGACATCAGTTTATTATAAATGCTATACAAAAAGGAGCTAATACTATAATTTTTGATAAAAGTTCCTTTTCCATTATTCATAATAACAAACATATCACTTATATACTTGTTCCAGATTCTATGGAAGCTTTAGGAATTATATCATCTAATTTTTATGATCATCCAACAAAAAAAATAAAATTAGTAGGAATAACTGGAACTAATGGAAAAACTTCTACAGCGACAATACTTCATCAGTTATTTTCTAAAATGGGAGAAAAAAATACTCTAATTTCTACTATAGGTGTAAAAATAGCATCTAGAGAATATCCTACAACACATACAACTCCGAACATTATTGATATTAATAAATATTTAAATATTTCAGTACAACAAGGATGTAAATACGCTTTTATGGAAGTAAGTTCACATGGAATACACCAAAAAAGAATTGCAGGTTTATTATTTCAAGGTGCAGTTTTTACTAATATTACACATGATCACTTAGATTATCATAGATCTTTTAATCATTATTTATCTACTAAAAGGACTTTTTTTGAAAATTTATCTAAAGAAACTTTTGCATTAGTCAATTCCGATGATGAAAATTCACATAAAATCATAAAAAAAACTTTAGCTAAAATCTATTTTTATGGTATAAAAAAAAAATCTGATTTTAAGATCAAAATTTTAGAAGAAAATATGAATGGAAATCAGTTATTAATTGATAATTATCAAATTTTTACCCATTTGATGGGTAGATTTAATATTTATAATCTTCTGGCTAGTTATGCAACAGCTATTTTATTGGGAAAAAATAAAATTGATATTCTGAAATATATAAAATATGTTAAACCCATAAAAGGACGTTTTGAGCAATTTATATCCAATTCAGGTATTCATATTATTGTAGATTATGCTCACAATCCAGATGGATTAAAATCCATTTTATATACTATTAAAAACATAAAAAATGATGATGAAAAATTAATTTGTGTCATAGGTTGTGGAGGAAATAGGGACATAAAAAAACGTTCTTTAATGGGAAAAATTGTTTATGAAACATGTGATGTATCTATTTTCACATCTGACAATCCTAGAAATGAGGATATAAATAAAATATTTGATGACATGAAAAATTTTAGATCATCTCTAAAAGGAAAATCTATTTTGACCTTTTTCAAACGAACAGAAGCTATTCAAACTGCAATTCAAATTGCAAAAGAAAAAGATATTATTCTAATAGCAGGAAAAGGGCATGAAACTTTTCAAGAAATAAAAGGAATTCGTTATTCTTTTAATGATATGAAAATTGCTCAATATTTATTAAAAACTTACGATAAGTAA